One part of the Segnochrobactrum spirostomi genome encodes these proteins:
- a CDS encoding aminomethyltransferase family protein, producing the protein MTLTWRHSVLADRHRALGSKLEDWSGMGTAWTYAKDMSEEHVAIRTRAGLMDVSGLKKVHLVGPHAAAILHQATTRDITKIYPGKSAYACMLNEAGHFTEDCIIYRTGPNAWMVVHGSGSGHEELTRAALGRNVAVLFDDDLHDLSLQGPLAVDYLADKVPGIRDLRYFHHMQTTLFGRPVMISRTGYTGERGYEIFCKGEDAPLIWDTIVSEGAALGIIPCCFTVLDMLRVESYLLFYPYDNSQMYPFPDEPPGDSLWELGLDFTVSPGKTGFRGAEQHYKLKGKERFKIFGVLVEGDQPTDAGDALYADGRQVGVVTCGMYSSLTNRSMAIARLDVPYAVQGKPLEVRGKTVNGPAIAHTLPFDDPKKAKRTAVG; encoded by the coding sequence ATGACGCTGACTTGGAGACACTCCGTCCTCGCCGACCGCCATCGCGCGCTCGGCTCGAAGCTTGAGGACTGGAGCGGCATGGGCACCGCGTGGACCTATGCCAAGGACATGAGCGAGGAACACGTTGCGATCCGCACCCGCGCGGGCCTCATGGACGTGTCGGGGTTGAAGAAGGTCCATCTGGTCGGCCCGCACGCCGCCGCCATCCTGCATCAGGCGACGACCCGCGACATCACCAAGATCTATCCCGGCAAGTCGGCCTATGCCTGCATGCTCAACGAGGCCGGGCACTTCACCGAGGATTGCATCATCTACCGCACCGGGCCGAACGCCTGGATGGTGGTGCACGGCTCCGGCTCGGGCCACGAAGAGCTGACGCGCGCCGCCCTCGGCCGCAACGTCGCGGTGCTGTTCGACGACGACCTGCACGACCTCTCGCTCCAGGGCCCGCTCGCCGTCGATTATCTCGCCGACAAGGTGCCGGGCATCCGCGATCTGCGCTATTTCCACCATATGCAGACGACGCTGTTCGGCCGCCCGGTGATGATCTCGCGCACCGGCTATACCGGCGAGCGCGGCTACGAGATCTTCTGCAAGGGCGAAGACGCGCCGCTGATCTGGGACACGATCGTCTCGGAGGGAGCGGCGCTCGGCATCATTCCGTGCTGCTTCACCGTGCTCGACATGCTGCGCGTCGAGAGCTACCTGCTGTTCTACCCCTACGACAATTCGCAGATGTATCCTTTCCCGGACGAGCCGCCGGGCGACAGCCTGTGGGAACTCGGCCTCGACTTCACCGTGAGCCCGGGCAAGACCGGCTTCCGCGGTGCCGAGCAGCACTACAAGCTGAAGGGCAAGGAACGCTTCAAGATCTTCGGTGTGCTCGTCGAGGGCGACCAGCCCACAGACGCCGGCGACGCGCTTTATGCCGACGGCCGCCAAGTCGGCGTCGTCACCTGCGGGATGTATTCGAGCCTCACCAACCGCTCGATGGCGATCGCCCGGCTCGACGTCCCCTATGCCGTTCAGGGCAAGCCGCTCGAAGTGCGGGGCAAGACCGTGAACGGCCCGGCGATCGCCCACACGCTGCCCTTCGACGATCCGAAGAAGGCGAAGCGCACCGCCGTCGGCTGA
- a CDS encoding GlxA family transcriptional regulator encodes MEDFPDLKVRRTLYEIDGDRVTCAGGIAALDMMLALIARDHGATLALAVSEWFLRTQERPASDAQRLSPGERFGTTDRRLIGVLQTMEQAIEEPRTREALAAGAGLSVRQLERLFADRLGTTLRDHYLGVRLDHAAALVRQTAMSVAEIAVACGFVSASHFSRAYKARHGRAPALDRDGRV; translated from the coding sequence GTGGAGGATTTCCCCGATCTCAAGGTGCGCCGCACCCTCTATGAGATCGACGGCGACCGCGTCACCTGCGCCGGCGGCATCGCCGCGCTCGACATGATGCTCGCGCTGATCGCCCGCGACCACGGCGCCACCCTCGCCCTCGCCGTCAGCGAATGGTTCCTGCGCACCCAGGAGCGGCCGGCGAGCGATGCCCAACGCCTCAGCCCCGGGGAGCGGTTCGGCACCACCGACCGGCGCCTGATCGGTGTTCTGCAAACGATGGAACAGGCGATCGAAGAGCCGCGAACCCGCGAGGCGCTCGCCGCCGGGGCAGGCCTCTCGGTGCGCCAGCTCGAGCGGCTGTTCGCCGACCGGCTCGGCACCACGCTCCGGGATCATTATCTCGGCGTGCGGCTCGACCACGCCGCCGCCCTGGTGCGCCAAACCGCGATGAGCGTCGCCGAGATCGCGGTCGCCTGCGGCTTCGTCAGCGCGAGCCATTTCTCCCGCGCCTACAAGGCCCGCCACGGCCGCGCGCCCGCCCTCGACCGGGACGGGCGCGTTTGA
- a CDS encoding sarcosine oxidase subunit delta, whose product MRIPCPFCGPRDAHEFAYLGDAGPKRPDPAAANAEDLFFDYAYLRDNPAGPHRELWYHASGCRRWLVVERNTLTHAIAGATFASAAEVESEIAADSSGEGAR is encoded by the coding sequence ATGCGCATTCCCTGTCCCTTTTGCGGCCCCCGCGACGCCCACGAATTCGCCTATCTCGGCGATGCCGGTCCGAAGCGTCCCGACCCGGCGGCGGCGAACGCCGAAGACCTGTTCTTCGACTACGCCTACCTGCGCGACAACCCGGCCGGCCCGCACCGCGAACTCTGGTACCATGCGTCCGGCTGCCGGCGCTGGCTCGTCGTCGAGCGCAACACGCTGACCCACGCCATCGCCGGCGCGACGTTCGCCTCGGCAGCTGAGGTTGAGAGCGAGATCGCGGCGGATTCGAGCGGGGAGGGCGCGCGATGA
- a CDS encoding PDR/VanB family oxidoreductase gives MSGGAELRVKIAEIEPVATDVRRFRFVAADGGALPLFSGGAHVVVGMEAGDRRIRNAYSLMGSPFDESSYQVSVLKTRDSRGGSVFLHERVAVGDTLVISHPVNLFPVDRRARKHLFIAGGIGITPFLAMAEQLSEEGARFELHYAMRARDCGAYAEEAARLYGGRVHLYCSAEGRRLPVDALLANQPLGTHLYVCGPERMIEGVIGAARDAGWPEENLHAERFQAPPAGEPFRARLARSGISIDVGPHQSLLEALEAAGIDAPYLCRGGACGQCETAIVSCDGTLVHNDHYLTPEERAGAAKIMTCVSRLAGRELVLDL, from the coding sequence ATGAGCGGCGGGGCCGAACTGCGCGTCAAGATCGCCGAGATCGAGCCGGTCGCGACCGACGTGCGGCGCTTCCGCTTCGTCGCCGCCGACGGCGGGGCGCTGCCTCTGTTCTCCGGCGGCGCGCATGTCGTCGTCGGCATGGAGGCGGGCGACCGGCGCATCCGCAACGCCTATTCGCTGATGGGCTCGCCGTTCGACGAGAGCTCCTATCAGGTCAGCGTTCTGAAGACGCGGGACTCCCGCGGCGGCTCGGTCTTCCTCCATGAGCGCGTGGCGGTTGGCGATACGCTGGTGATCTCCCACCCGGTCAACCTCTTCCCGGTCGACCGACGCGCCCGCAAGCATCTCTTCATCGCCGGCGGCATCGGCATCACGCCCTTCCTGGCGATGGCCGAGCAGCTCTCAGAGGAAGGCGCGCGCTTCGAACTGCACTATGCCATGCGCGCCCGCGATTGCGGGGCCTATGCCGAGGAGGCCGCGCGACTCTATGGCGGCCGTGTCCACCTCTATTGCAGCGCCGAGGGACGCCGGCTGCCGGTCGACGCCCTGCTCGCCAACCAGCCGCTCGGCACCCACCTCTATGTCTGCGGCCCCGAGCGGATGATCGAAGGGGTGATCGGCGCGGCGCGCGACGCCGGCTGGCCCGAGGAGAACCTGCACGCCGAGCGCTTCCAGGCGCCGCCCGCCGGCGAGCCCTTCCGCGCGCGGCTCGCCCGCTCCGGGATCTCGATCGACGTCGGTCCGCACCAGAGCCTGCTCGAGGCGCTGGAAGCCGCCGGCATCGACGCGCCCTATCTCTGCCGCGGCGGTGCCTGCGGCCAGTGCGAGACGGCCATCGTCTCGTGCGACGGCACGCTCGTCCACAACGACCATTATCTGACGCCGGAAGAACGAGCCGGCGCAGCCAAGATCATGACCTGCGTGTCGCGGCTCGCCGGCCGCGAGCTGGTGCTCGATCTTTGA
- a CDS encoding heme-dependent oxidative N-demethylase family protein, whose protein sequence is MGLVFKTETFRDDFTFSNSPASIRRFPFPFDRDAYAYSVNIEPHTKGAPGSVFEFPIDVDEHYVAEMHDRALVLKADPLRCQSLPHMITAEWDLVELLMTSMAEAYPEHFTLTRDGDAWHWINRPLGIDDRFTFGDTATLPLPPMEYITRQCQGDFSLLDQRDNNLWMDAGIVTTQADWSLDFDIGMNFMEWHGPVPLAHEAGVFDRALKFLLNLQLGRPVRRLNWTMTINPRLDTSPENYHKWGTDRTTVTTENVGDKVHLRVELQALWRLPRSNAIVFSIRCYLIKLSELVTSPKWARRLHRVLKSLPPELIDYKGLTRYHPQTVEWLSKFDDGAPTSPGIGPD, encoded by the coding sequence ATGGGCCTCGTCTTCAAGACGGAGACCTTCCGCGACGATTTCACGTTCTCGAACAGCCCGGCCTCGATCCGGCGCTTTCCGTTTCCGTTCGATCGCGATGCCTACGCCTATTCGGTGAACATCGAGCCGCACACCAAGGGCGCGCCCGGCTCCGTGTTCGAGTTCCCGATCGACGTCGACGAGCACTATGTCGCCGAGATGCACGACCGGGCGCTGGTGCTGAAGGCCGACCCGCTGCGCTGCCAGTCCCTGCCGCACATGATCACCGCGGAATGGGACCTCGTCGAGCTCCTGATGACCTCGATGGCGGAGGCCTATCCCGAGCATTTCACCCTGACGCGCGACGGCGACGCCTGGCACTGGATCAACCGTCCGCTCGGCATCGACGACCGTTTCACCTTCGGCGATACGGCGACGCTGCCCCTTCCGCCGATGGAATACATCACCCGCCAATGTCAGGGCGATTTCTCTCTGCTCGACCAGCGCGACAACAATCTTTGGATGGATGCGGGCATCGTCACGACCCAGGCCGATTGGTCGCTCGATTTCGACATCGGCATGAATTTCATGGAATGGCACGGGCCGGTGCCGCTCGCCCATGAGGCGGGCGTGTTCGACCGGGCGCTGAAATTCCTGTTGAACCTTCAGCTCGGCCGCCCGGTGCGCCGGCTGAACTGGACGATGACGATCAATCCCCGGCTCGATACGAGCCCGGAGAATTACCACAAGTGGGGCACCGACCGGACCACCGTGACGACCGAGAATGTCGGCGACAAGGTGCATCTGCGCGTGGAATTGCAGGCCTTGTGGCGGCTGCCGCGCTCGAACGCGATCGTCTTCTCGATCCGCTGCTATCTGATCAAGCTGTCGGAACTGGTGACGAGCCCGAAATGGGCGCGCCGGCTGCACCGGGTGCTGAAGTCGCTGCCGCCGGAATTGATCGATTACAAGGGCCTGACCCGCTACCACCCGCAGACCGTCGAATGGCTCTCCAAGTTCGACGACGGCGCCCCGACCTCGCCGGGCATCGGGCCGGATTGA
- a CDS encoding AraC family transcriptional regulator — translation MPPIFAPPSSPPRTIGFLLLPGFPLMSYASAVEPLRGANHLSERTLYRWCHVAIDGAPIEASNGIRIAPDAKVGDAVALDALFVCAGGNPALFRDRKTFAWLRRLARDGLPLIAGMSGGPFVLARAGLLAGGAARSTGSTFRPSWRISPISRCAAPSMRSTATASPAPAASPRST, via the coding sequence TTGCCCCCCATTTTCGCGCCGCCCTCCTCCCCGCCCCGCACGATCGGCTTCCTGCTGCTGCCGGGCTTTCCGCTGATGTCCTATGCGTCGGCGGTCGAACCGCTGCGCGGCGCCAACCACCTCTCCGAGCGCACGCTCTATCGATGGTGTCACGTCGCGATCGACGGCGCGCCGATCGAGGCCTCGAACGGGATTCGGATCGCACCCGACGCCAAGGTCGGCGACGCGGTTGCGCTCGATGCGCTGTTCGTCTGCGCCGGCGGCAATCCGGCGCTATTTCGCGACCGCAAGACGTTCGCCTGGCTGCGCCGCCTCGCCCGCGACGGCCTACCCCTGATCGCCGGCATGTCCGGCGGACCGTTCGTGCTCGCCCGCGCCGGCCTGCTCGCGGGCGGCGCTGCACGCTCCACTGGGAGCACATTCCGGCCTTCGTGGAGGATTTCCCCGATCTCAAGGTGCGCCGCACCCTCTATGAGATCGACGGCGACCGCGTCACCTGCGCCGGCGGCATCGCCGCGCTCGACATGA
- a CDS encoding sarcosine oxidase subunit beta family protein produces MRYSFLSILANGLSGQKGWTRQWRAAEPKPAYDVVIVGGGGHGLAAAYYLAKEHGIRNVAVIEKGWIGSGNAGRNTTIIRSNYLLPGNEGFYEWSMKLWEGLEQDLNYNAMVSQRGVLNLCHSDAQRDAYARRGNAMRLHGVDSELLDREGVRAIAPFLDFDNARFPIQGGLLQRRGGTARHDAVVWGYARGADRLGVDIIENAEVTGFVREGERIVGVETTRGAIRAGKVGLAVAGNTTRVAGKAGLRLPIESHVLQAFVSEGLKPLIPGVITFGAGHFYISQSDKGGLVFGGDIDGYNSYAQRGNLPVIEDVCEGGMAVMPMIGRLRLLRHWAGIMDMSMDGSPIIDRTPLPGLYLNAGWCYGGFKATPASGWCFAWTIAKDEPHAHNAAMRLDRFRTGHLIDEKGVGAQPNLH; encoded by the coding sequence ATGCGCTATTCCTTTCTCTCCATTCTCGCGAACGGGCTGAGCGGCCAGAAGGGCTGGACGCGCCAGTGGCGCGCCGCCGAACCCAAGCCCGCTTATGACGTGGTGATCGTCGGCGGCGGCGGTCATGGTCTCGCCGCCGCCTATTATCTCGCCAAGGAACACGGCATCCGCAACGTCGCGGTGATCGAAAAGGGCTGGATCGGCTCCGGCAATGCGGGGCGCAACACCACGATCATCCGCTCGAATTATCTGCTGCCGGGCAACGAAGGCTTCTACGAATGGTCCATGAAGCTCTGGGAAGGCCTGGAGCAGGACCTGAACTACAACGCGATGGTGAGCCAGCGCGGCGTCTTGAACCTCTGCCATTCGGACGCCCAGCGTGACGCCTACGCCCGGCGCGGCAATGCCATGCGCCTCCACGGCGTCGATTCCGAACTCCTCGACCGCGAGGGCGTGCGGGCGATCGCGCCGTTCCTCGATTTCGACAATGCCCGCTTCCCCATTCAGGGCGGCCTTCTACAACGGCGCGGCGGCACCGCCCGCCACGACGCCGTGGTGTGGGGCTATGCCCGCGGCGCCGATCGGCTCGGCGTCGACATCATCGAGAACGCCGAGGTGACCGGTTTCGTCCGCGAGGGCGAGCGTATCGTCGGTGTCGAGACGACGCGCGGCGCGATCCGTGCCGGCAAGGTCGGGCTCGCGGTCGCCGGCAACACGACGCGGGTCGCGGGCAAGGCGGGTCTGCGCCTGCCGATCGAGAGCCATGTCCTCCAGGCGTTCGTCTCCGAGGGGCTGAAGCCGCTCATTCCCGGCGTCATCACCTTCGGCGCCGGCCACTTCTACATCAGCCAGTCCGACAAGGGCGGCCTCGTCTTCGGCGGCGACATCGACGGCTACAATTCCTATGCCCAGCGCGGCAACCTTCCGGTCATCGAGGATGTCTGCGAGGGCGGCATGGCGGTGATGCCGATGATCGGCCGGCTGCGCCTGCTGCGCCATTGGGCCGGCATCATGGACATGTCGATGGACGGCTCGCCGATCATCGACCGGACGCCGCTTCCGGGCCTCTATCTCAATGCCGGCTGGTGCTATGGCGGCTTCAAGGCGACCCCGGCCTCCGGCTGGTGCTTCGCCTGGACCATCGCCAAGGACGAACCCCACGCCCACAACGCGGCGATGCGGCTCGACCGCTTCCGCACCGGCCATCTGATCGACGAGAAGGGGGTCGGCGCGCAGCCGAATCTGCACTGA
- a CDS encoding dimethylamine monooxygenase subunit DmmA family protein — MLVAGIKSRPQYPGLVLDPKARLHLIAAEGEGALAVLALAAAGGPDFPAKTVVYYTPGGSAGAGHVGSLEALGLDALHVTPTVPTLLTRLDVHLATATMGTRLYTAGAEGFLGQVVQLGERHGIDHLSIRTEHCGSLARRVQCVHCKGITENVTTSIVPCAHCGLSLLVRDHYSRRLAAFMGVCVDAEAPGEVPAAEEIFR, encoded by the coding sequence ATGCTTGTCGCGGGCATCAAGAGCAGACCGCAATATCCGGGCCTCGTGCTCGATCCGAAGGCACGGCTCCACCTGATCGCGGCGGAAGGCGAGGGGGCGTTGGCCGTCCTCGCGCTCGCCGCCGCCGGCGGGCCGGACTTTCCGGCGAAGACGGTGGTCTATTACACCCCCGGCGGCTCGGCCGGGGCGGGCCATGTCGGAAGCCTTGAGGCGCTCGGCCTCGATGCGCTCCATGTGACGCCGACGGTGCCGACCCTCCTCACGCGCCTCGACGTCCACCTCGCGACGGCGACCATGGGCACCCGGCTCTACACCGCCGGCGCCGAGGGCTTCCTCGGCCAAGTCGTGCAGTTGGGCGAGCGGCACGGCATCGACCATCTCTCGATCCGCACCGAGCATTGCGGCTCGCTCGCCCGCCGCGTCCAGTGCGTCCATTGCAAGGGGATCACCGAGAACGTGACGACGAGCATCGTGCCGTGCGCCCATTGCGGCCTGAGCCTTCTGGTGCGCGATCATTATTCCCGCCGGCTCGCGGCGTTCATGGGCGTCTGCGTCGATGCCGAGGCGCCCGGCGAGGTGCCCGCCGCCGAGGAGATCTTCCGATGA
- a CDS encoding sarcosine oxidase subunit alpha family protein encodes MSRLPTGGLVDRARPIRFTFDGRPLSGAAGDTLASALLANGVKLVGRSFKYHRPRGIASAGPEEPNALVELRDGARCEPNTRATVVELHDGLVAASQNRWPSLAFDVMAVNRLGAPFLGAGFYYKTFMWPAKAWEKLYEPVIRRAAGLGRASAVPDPDHYEKATAFCDVFVVGAGPAGLMAALTAARAGARVILADEDFRLGGRLNAERRTVDDQPGHAFADRIRAELESLPDVRIMDRTTVFGVYDSGTYGALERVGDHLATPAPFAPRQRLWRIVAKRAVLAAGALDRPIVFGGNDRPGVMSAAGFQTYVNRYAVAPAKRLVVFANNDGAWDAAFDAAQAGIEVAAIVDVRRSVAPVLAERARVLGLRTLLGGAILATHGKTLSEIEIAADGKAERIAADGLAVSGGASPSVHLTCHHGGRPVWNAEIAAFVPGKTPPGLTVAGAAAGVFGLASCLVDGAEKGRAAVADLGFAAAAPWVPRAEDGGFGIEPFWHVEKSRGAAFVDAQNDVTAKDIAIAHREGFRSVEHLKRYTTLGMATDQGKTSNVTGLAIMAALTGRGIPETGTTIFRPPYTPVSIGALAGHHRGKDFRPTRLTPTHAWAERHGAVFVETGLWLRAQYFPRPGEADWLATATREVEAARSGAGLIDVSTFGKIDLQGADVGTFLDRVYINTFSTLPIGKARYGVMLREDGLVMDDGTTARLGPDHWVMTTTTANAAKVYQHLEFCLQVLWPDLDVEIASISEQWAQLSLCGPRAREVLSAVVDAPLDVSNAALPYMGAVEGTVMGGVPARVFRVSFSGELGYEIAVPARRGAALAEALMEAGRPFGITPYGTEALGIMRIEKGHVSGNELNGQTTARDLGLGRMASTKKDYIGRVMAGRPGLVDPARPSFVGFKPVDRSARLRAGAHFLRVGRSAIVDNDEGFMTSVAYSPMLKHWIGLGLLVNGPQRIGERVRAYDPVRGGDVEVEVCAPAFYDPDGERLRG; translated from the coding sequence ATGAGCCGTCTGCCGACCGGCGGTCTGGTCGACCGCGCCCGCCCGATCCGCTTCACCTTCGACGGCCGCCCGCTGTCGGGCGCGGCGGGCGACACGCTCGCCTCCGCCCTTCTTGCGAACGGCGTCAAGCTCGTCGGTCGCTCGTTCAAATATCATCGCCCGCGTGGCATCGCGTCCGCGGGCCCTGAGGAGCCGAACGCCCTCGTCGAACTGCGCGACGGTGCCCGGTGCGAGCCGAACACCCGGGCGACGGTGGTTGAGCTCCACGATGGGCTCGTGGCCGCGAGCCAGAACCGCTGGCCCTCGCTCGCCTTCGACGTGATGGCGGTGAACCGGCTCGGCGCACCCTTCCTCGGCGCCGGCTTCTACTACAAGACCTTCATGTGGCCGGCGAAGGCCTGGGAGAAGCTCTACGAGCCGGTGATCCGCCGCGCCGCCGGCCTCGGCCGCGCGAGCGCCGTACCCGACCCCGACCATTACGAGAAGGCGACGGCGTTTTGCGACGTGTTCGTCGTCGGCGCCGGTCCGGCCGGCCTGATGGCGGCGCTGACCGCGGCCCGCGCGGGCGCCCGCGTCATCCTCGCCGACGAGGATTTCCGCTTGGGCGGCCGGCTCAACGCCGAGCGCCGCACTGTCGACGACCAGCCGGGTCACGCCTTCGCCGATCGCATCCGCGCCGAGCTCGAGAGCTTGCCGGACGTGCGGATCATGGACCGGACCACGGTGTTCGGCGTCTATGACAGCGGCACCTACGGCGCGCTCGAGCGCGTCGGCGACCATCTCGCGACGCCCGCCCCGTTCGCGCCGCGCCAGCGCCTCTGGCGGATCGTCGCAAAGCGTGCCGTGCTCGCCGCCGGCGCGCTCGACCGGCCGATCGTGTTCGGCGGCAACGACCGCCCGGGCGTGATGTCGGCGGCGGGCTTCCAGACCTACGTGAACCGCTATGCCGTTGCGCCGGCGAAGCGGCTCGTCGTGTTCGCCAACAACGACGGCGCCTGGGACGCCGCCTTCGATGCGGCGCAGGCCGGCATCGAGGTCGCCGCGATCGTCGATGTCCGCCGCTCGGTCGCCCCGGTGCTCGCCGAGCGGGCGCGGGTGCTTGGCCTGCGCACCCTCCTCGGCGGCGCCATCCTCGCGACCCACGGCAAGACCCTCTCGGAGATCGAGATCGCCGCCGACGGCAAGGCCGAGCGGATCGCCGCCGACGGCCTCGCCGTCTCCGGCGGCGCGAGCCCGAGCGTCCATCTCACCTGCCACCATGGCGGCAGGCCGGTGTGGAACGCGGAGATCGCCGCCTTCGTGCCGGGCAAGACGCCGCCGGGGCTGACGGTCGCCGGTGCGGCGGCGGGCGTGTTCGGCCTCGCCTCGTGCCTCGTCGACGGCGCCGAGAAGGGGCGGGCGGCGGTCGCCGATCTCGGCTTCGCCGCGGCCGCGCCCTGGGTGCCGCGGGCCGAGGACGGCGGCTTCGGCATCGAGCCGTTCTGGCACGTCGAGAAGTCCCGCGGTGCCGCTTTCGTCGATGCCCAGAACGACGTCACGGCCAAGGACATCGCGATCGCCCATCGCGAGGGCTTCCGCTCGGTCGAGCATCTGAAGCGCTACACCACCCTCGGCATGGCGACCGACCAGGGCAAGACCTCGAACGTCACCGGTCTCGCCATCATGGCGGCGCTGACCGGGCGCGGCATCCCGGAGACGGGGACGACGATCTTCCGGCCGCCCTACACGCCGGTTTCGATCGGCGCGCTCGCCGGCCACCATCGCGGCAAGGATTTCCGTCCGACCCGCCTGACGCCGACCCATGCCTGGGCGGAGCGCCACGGCGCGGTGTTCGTCGAGACCGGGCTGTGGCTCCGGGCGCAATATTTCCCGCGCCCCGGCGAGGCCGATTGGCTCGCCACCGCGACCCGCGAGGTCGAGGCGGCGCGCTCCGGCGCCGGCCTGATCGACGTGTCGACCTTCGGCAAGATCGATCTCCAGGGCGCCGATGTCGGCACCTTCCTCGACCGCGTCTACATCAACACCTTCTCGACGCTTCCCATCGGCAAGGCGCGCTACGGCGTCATGCTGCGCGAGGACGGCCTCGTCATGGACGACGGCACCACCGCGCGGCTCGGCCCCGACCATTGGGTGATGACCACCACCACCGCGAACGCGGCGAAGGTCTATCAGCACCTCGAATTCTGCCTTCAGGTGCTGTGGCCCGATCTCGACGTCGAGATCGCCTCCATCTCGGAACAATGGGCGCAGCTTTCGCTCTGCGGGCCGCGGGCGCGCGAGGTGCTTTCGGCGGTGGTCGATGCCCCGCTCGACGTCTCGAACGCCGCGCTGCCCTATATGGGTGCCGTCGAAGGCACGGTGATGGGCGGCGTTCCGGCCCGCGTGTTCCGCGTCTCGTTCTCCGGCGAACTCGGTTACGAGATCGCCGTGCCGGCGCGCCGCGGCGCGGCGCTCGCCGAGGCGCTGATGGAAGCCGGCCGTCCGTTCGGCATCACGCCCTACGGCACCGAGGCGCTCGGCATCATGCGCATCGAGAAGGGCCACGTCTCGGGTAACGAGCTCAACGGCCAGACCACGGCCCGCGATCTCGGCCTCGGCCGCATGGCCTCGACCAAGAAGGATTATATCGGCCGCGTCATGGCCGGGCGGCCGGGCCTCGTCGATCCGGCGCGGCCGAGCTTCGTCGGCTTCAAGCCGGTCGATCGCAGCGCGCGGCTGCGCGCCGGGGCGCATTTCCTGCGGGTCGGCCGTTCCGCGATCGTCGACAACGACGAGGGCTTCATGACGTCGGTCGCCTATTCGCCGATGCTGAAGCATTGGATCGGCCTCGGGCTGCTGGTGAACGGGCCGCAGCGGATCGGCGAACGCGTGCGCGCCTACGATCCGGTGCGCGGCGGCGATGTCGAGGTCGAGGTGTGTGCGCCGGCCTTCTACGATCCGGACGGGGAGCGCTTGCGTGGCTGA
- a CDS encoding sarcosine oxidase subunit gamma — protein sequence MAENDPLAHLSPSRPVPAGLHGRRDGTPGLVVRPVDVVAIVLIVARPKAGEIPPAAAAALGAFLPAGPRHVAGSGLILIGTAPGRWLAVAESTEPAALAARLATVLGGTCALTDQSDALALFDLSGPALETVLPKFVPVDLHPSVFGADAAATTSLALIGATLWRHGDGVRFAVARSMANAFLRLVVTSGAEVGVELQ from the coding sequence GTGGCTGAGAACGATCCTCTCGCTCATCTCTCGCCGAGCCGGCCGGTGCCGGCCGGTCTCCACGGCAGGCGCGACGGCACGCCGGGCCTCGTCGTCCGCCCGGTCGACGTCGTCGCGATCGTCTTGATCGTCGCCCGGCCGAAGGCGGGGGAGATCCCGCCCGCCGCGGCGGCGGCGCTCGGTGCCTTCCTGCCCGCCGGCCCGCGTCACGTCGCCGGCAGCGGTCTCATTCTGATCGGCACCGCGCCTGGCCGCTGGCTCGCCGTGGCCGAGTCGACCGAGCCCGCCGCGCTCGCCGCCCGCCTCGCCACGGTCCTCGGCGGCACCTGCGCGCTGACCGATCAGAGCGATGCGCTCGCTCTGTTCGATCTTTCCGGGCCGGCGCTCGAGACCGTTCTGCCGAAATTCGTGCCCGTCGATCTCCATCCGTCCGTGTTCGGCGCGGATGCGGCGGCGACGACCTCGCTCGCCCTGATCGGCGCCACGCTCTGGCGCCACGGCGACGGCGTGCGCTTCGCCGTCGCCCGCTCCATGGCGAACGCCTTCCTGCGCCTCGTGGTGACGAGCGGCGCGGAAGTGGGAGTGGAGTTACAATGA